The Achromobacter pestifer genome includes a region encoding these proteins:
- the cyoE gene encoding heme o synthase, translating into MTSIAAPQPGLFRQYFVLTKPRVTQLAVFCAVIGMFLAAPGIPDMRRVLFGTLGIWLLAAAAFAINCLIEQEIDARMLRTARRGTARGTISAFHVLSMSGLLGGAGMFVLYHLVNPLTMWLTFATFVGYAVIYTVILKPRTPQNIVIGGLSGAMPPALGWATVADSVPAEAWILVLIIFIWTPPHFWALALYRNHDYAKAGLPMLPVTHGNQFTRLHILLYSVALVATTLLPYAIRMSGELYLLSALALGGMFVSYAWRLYRAYSDELARSMFRFSILYLALLFGALLVDHWVGLLR; encoded by the coding sequence ATGACCAGTATTGCCGCTCCTCAGCCCGGATTGTTCCGCCAGTATTTCGTCCTCACCAAGCCGCGCGTGACGCAATTGGCGGTGTTTTGCGCCGTGATCGGCATGTTCCTGGCGGCGCCGGGCATTCCCGACATGCGCCGGGTGTTGTTCGGCACCCTCGGCATCTGGCTGCTGGCCGCGGCCGCCTTCGCCATCAATTGCCTGATCGAACAGGAAATCGACGCCCGCATGTTGCGCACCGCGCGCCGCGGCACCGCACGCGGCACGATTTCGGCGTTCCACGTGCTGAGCATGTCCGGCCTGCTGGGCGGCGCCGGCATGTTCGTGCTCTATCACCTGGTCAACCCGCTGACCATGTGGCTGACCTTCGCCACCTTCGTGGGCTACGCCGTCATCTACACCGTCATCCTCAAGCCGCGCACGCCGCAGAACATCGTCATTGGCGGCCTGTCGGGCGCCATGCCGCCGGCCCTGGGCTGGGCCACCGTGGCGGACTCGGTGCCGGCCGAGGCCTGGATCCTGGTCCTGATCATCTTCATCTGGACGCCGCCGCACTTCTGGGCGCTGGCGCTCTACCGCAACCACGACTATGCCAAGGCCGGCCTGCCGATGCTGCCGGTTACGCATGGCAACCAGTTCACGCGTCTGCACATCCTCTTGTACAGCGTGGCGCTGGTCGCCACGACGCTGCTGCCCTACGCCATCCGCATGAGCGGCGAGCTCTATCTGCTGTCGGCGCTGGCGCTGGGCGGCATGTTCGTTTCCTACGCGTGGCGGCTGTACCGCGCCTACAGCGATGAGCTGGCGCGCAGCATGTTCCGTTTTTCCATACTCTACCTGGCGCTGCTGTTTGGCGCCCTGCTGGTGGACCACTGGGTCGGCCTGCTGCGCTGA
- a CDS encoding COX15/CtaA family protein codes for MERIKARYRKLVFFTWFLTLDLIMFGAFVRLTDSGLGCPDWPGCYGSATPLGAMGDIHEASQAMPFGPVTLSKAWIEMIHRYVGTILGMLIIGIVYMAWRYRSQLGRSPRLAVVTLIAVCVQGAFGAWTVTHKLMPVVVTAHLVFGLSVLALMTWLSARERPHLAVAAAAARWKPWVAGGFALLLVQVTLGGWVSTNYAALACMDFPMCHGAWVPEMDFHGGYSIIRALGELPSGEMISQPALTAIHWVHRNFAFVVFLYLGILAWRLRAEPGLRGPATLMLALLGAQLLTGLTTIFFQWPLLIAVLHNGGAAGLTLAAVVLMVRLSTAGRAPAGGYGPNSVRV; via the coding sequence ATCGAACGCATCAAAGCGCGTTATCGCAAGCTCGTCTTCTTTACCTGGTTCCTGACGCTGGACCTGATCATGTTCGGCGCCTTCGTGCGGTTGACGGACTCCGGCCTGGGCTGCCCCGACTGGCCCGGCTGCTACGGCAGCGCGACGCCGCTGGGCGCGATGGGCGATATCCACGAAGCATCGCAGGCCATGCCTTTCGGCCCGGTCACCTTGTCCAAGGCCTGGATCGAAATGATCCACCGCTATGTTGGCACCATCCTGGGCATGCTGATCATCGGCATCGTCTACATGGCCTGGCGCTACCGCAGCCAGCTGGGCCGCTCGCCCAGGTTGGCGGTCGTGACCCTGATCGCGGTCTGCGTGCAGGGTGCGTTCGGCGCCTGGACCGTGACCCACAAGCTGATGCCCGTCGTCGTGACCGCGCACCTGGTGTTCGGCCTGTCGGTGCTGGCGCTGATGACTTGGCTGTCCGCGCGAGAACGTCCGCATCTGGCCGTGGCCGCGGCGGCCGCGCGCTGGAAGCCCTGGGTGGCCGGCGGCTTTGCCCTGCTACTGGTGCAGGTGACCCTGGGCGGCTGGGTCAGCACCAATTACGCCGCGCTGGCCTGCATGGATTTCCCCATGTGCCACGGCGCATGGGTGCCGGAAATGGATTTCCATGGCGGCTATTCGATCATCCGAGCCCTGGGCGAGCTGCCGTCGGGCGAGATGATTTCCCAGCCGGCGCTGACCGCGATCCACTGGGTCCACCGCAACTTCGCCTTCGTGGTGTTCCTGTACCTGGGCATACTGGCCTGGCGCCTGCGCGCCGAGCCTGGCCTGCGCGGCCCGGCTACGTTGATGCTGGCGCTGTTGGGCGCGCAGTTGCTGACCGGTCTGACCACGATCTTTTTCCAGTGGCCGCTGTTGATCGCGGTGCTGCACAATGGAGGGGCCGCCGGCCTGACCCTGGCCGCGGTGGTTTTGATGGTGCGTTTGTCCACAGCTGGACGTGCGCCCGCCGGGGGCTACGGCCCCAATTCGGTGCGCGTTTAA
- a CDS encoding SCO family protein — MPMLLVFLCSLAPIVAAVVVYMNPQWWPDESSNYGTLLSPQRPMPVAEALRLTTLDGQPFDLQSLKGKWLLVAADGGACPESCARKLFIARNSHASQGKNVDRLARVWFITDDAPVPDKVLEAYKGTVMVRVNPDQLARFLLARDTAAGQPGLEAPIWVIDPLGNLMMQYPAEADGVKVRKDISKLVYSSRIG; from the coding sequence ATGCCGATGCTGCTGGTGTTCCTGTGCTCGCTGGCGCCCATCGTCGCGGCGGTCGTGGTCTACATGAATCCGCAGTGGTGGCCCGACGAATCCAGCAATTACGGCACGCTCCTGAGTCCGCAGCGGCCCATGCCCGTGGCCGAGGCATTGCGCCTGACCACGCTGGACGGCCAGCCTTTCGACCTGCAGAGCCTGAAGGGCAAGTGGCTGCTGGTGGCCGCCGATGGTGGCGCCTGCCCGGAGAGCTGCGCCCGCAAGCTCTTCATCGCGCGCAACAGCCACGCCAGCCAGGGCAAGAACGTCGACCGGCTGGCACGCGTCTGGTTCATCACCGACGATGCGCCCGTGCCGGACAAGGTGCTGGAAGCCTACAAGGGCACGGTCATGGTGCGCGTCAATCCCGACCAATTGGCGCGGTTCCTGCTGGCGCGCGATACGGCCGCGGGCCAGCCCGGGCTGGAGGCGCCGATCTGGGTGATCGACCCGCTGGGCAACTTGATGATGCAGTACCCTGCCGAGGCCGATGGCGTGAAGGTGCGCAAGGACATCAGCAAGCTGGTCTACAGCTCGAGAATAGGCTAG
- a CDS encoding SURF1 family protein — MARPHSTRYTVAALLLLGVAVVILASLGQWQLRRGDERRAILAAIEAGRKQAPLPLTPATDPAEMTAWRSAQASGVWLPQFSVLLDNRNHDGKPGYWLATPLLLDADARRAVLVLRGWVPRVMGIQGQGPAQPPLPATPEGPQTVTGELSPRVPRLFEIWSLGGSEQSALPASLPVAGDALPQVQNLPLDAYAKSTGLTLLPTVLSQSAGNADDGLVRDWPQPSVDFQQNTSYAVQWFAFASIAAVAWLVVLGGAIRRMRRAQNAPGA; from the coding sequence ATGGCCCGACCGCATTCAACCCGATACACGGTAGCCGCCTTGCTGTTGCTGGGTGTCGCCGTTGTCATCCTGGCATCGCTGGGGCAATGGCAATTGCGCCGCGGCGATGAGCGACGCGCCATTCTGGCCGCTATCGAAGCGGGCCGCAAGCAAGCGCCGCTGCCCTTGACCCCGGCCACCGACCCTGCCGAGATGACCGCCTGGCGTTCGGCCCAGGCCAGCGGGGTCTGGCTGCCGCAATTCAGTGTACTGCTGGACAACCGCAACCACGACGGCAAGCCCGGCTACTGGCTGGCCACGCCGCTGCTGCTGGACGCCGATGCGCGCCGCGCCGTGCTGGTGTTGCGCGGCTGGGTCCCGCGCGTCATGGGGATCCAAGGGCAGGGTCCCGCGCAGCCGCCGCTGCCCGCCACGCCCGAAGGGCCGCAGACGGTGACGGGCGAGCTGTCGCCGCGCGTGCCGCGCCTGTTCGAGATCTGGTCGCTGGGCGGGTCGGAGCAGTCCGCCTTGCCGGCGTCGCTGCCCGTGGCTGGCGACGCCTTGCCGCAGGTGCAGAACCTGCCGCTGGACGCATACGCCAAATCCACTGGTCTGACCCTGTTGCCCACGGTGCTGTCGCAATCGGCGGGCAACGCGGACGACGGCCTGGTGCGGGACTGGCCGCAGCCGTCCGTGGACTTCCAGCAGAACACGTCCTACGCCGTACAGTGGTTTGCCTTTGCCTCGATTGCCGCCGTTGCATGGCTGGTGGTGCTGGGGGGCGCCATCCGGCGCATGCGGCGCGCGCAGAACGCGCCCGGCGCCTGA
- a CDS encoding twin transmembrane helix small protein, whose product MRVFVVLAFIGILASLASALVYLMRDKGTTSRTVNALTVRIGLSVALFLFVLFAHHMGWIESTGLR is encoded by the coding sequence ATGCGCGTTTTCGTCGTCCTGGCCTTTATCGGGATTCTGGCCAGTCTGGCATCGGCCCTGGTCTACCTGATGCGGGACAAGGGAACCACCAGCCGCACGGTCAACGCGCTGACGGTGCGCATCGGATTATCGGTGGCCCTGTTCCTGTTCGTGCTGTTCGCCCACCACATGGGCTGGATCGAAAGCACAGGCCTTAGATAG
- a CDS encoding cytochrome c oxidase subunit 3: protein MSASHSVQGKEAPYYFVPADSGHPVRTAVALLFMGLSAAAWINGVSWAKWTLLGGFIGLIVVLYYWFGDAIHESEIGLNSKRIDGSYRWGMSWFIFSEVMFFAAFFGALWYTRTITTPWLGDMDHRLMLWPDFQAVWPNFGPAGVVEHFQTVGPFWLPTINTALLLSSGVTLTIAHHALRENHRGKTIFWLLATVVLGFLFVTCQAYEYHHAYTELNLKFNSGAYGSLFYMLTGFHGFHVLLGATMLTVILIRLIRGHFTADHHFGFEGAAWYWHFVDVVWLGLYLFVYWF, encoded by the coding sequence ATGAGTGCAAGCCACTCGGTTCAAGGTAAAGAGGCACCGTACTACTTCGTGCCCGCCGATTCGGGTCATCCCGTGCGTACGGCTGTGGCGCTGCTGTTCATGGGCCTGAGCGCCGCGGCCTGGATCAACGGCGTCAGCTGGGCCAAATGGACCCTGCTGGGGGGCTTCATCGGCCTGATCGTGGTGTTGTATTACTGGTTCGGCGACGCCATCCACGAATCCGAGATCGGCCTGAACAGCAAGCGCATCGACGGTTCCTACCGTTGGGGCATGAGCTGGTTCATTTTCTCGGAAGTCATGTTCTTCGCGGCGTTCTTCGGCGCCCTCTGGTACACGCGCACCATCACCACGCCGTGGCTGGGCGACATGGATCACCGCCTGATGCTGTGGCCCGACTTCCAGGCGGTGTGGCCGAACTTCGGCCCGGCCGGCGTGGTCGAGCACTTCCAGACCGTCGGCCCCTTCTGGCTGCCCACCATCAACACCGCGCTGTTGCTGAGCTCCGGCGTCACGCTGACCATCGCCCACCACGCACTGCGCGAAAACCATCGCGGCAAGACCATTTTCTGGCTGCTGGCCACGGTCGTCCTGGGCTTCCTGTTCGTGACCTGTCAGGCGTACGAGTATCACCATGCCTACACGGAACTGAACCTGAAGTTCAATTCGGGCGCGTACGGCTCGCTGTTCTACATGCTGACCGGCTTCCACGGCTTCCACGTGCTGCTGGGCGCGACCATGCTGACGGTCATCCTGATCCGCCTGATCCGCGGCCATTTCACGGCCGATCATCACTTCGGCTTCGAGGGCGCCGCCTGGTACTGGCACTTCGTGGACGTGGTGTGGCTGGGCCTGTACCTGTTCGTGTACTGGTTCTGA
- a CDS encoding DUF2970 domain-containing protein: MSDDLRETSQRKLSFLQTMKAVAWGFFGVRKGAGHREDVAKLNPVHVIVAGLLAAAIFVTVLVLIVRWAVSSLT; this comes from the coding sequence ATGAGCGACGATCTCCGCGAAACCTCTCAGCGCAAGCTGAGCTTCCTTCAGACCATGAAGGCGGTGGCGTGGGGATTCTTCGGCGTGCGCAAGGGCGCGGGCCACCGGGAAGACGTCGCCAAGCTCAACCCGGTCCATGTGATCGTGGCGGGGCTGCTGGCAGCGGCCATCTTCGTTACTGTGCTGGTATTAATTGTGCGTTGGGCCGTTTCCAGCCTGACTTGA
- a CDS encoding cytochrome oxidase small assembly protein produces the protein MTPEQRRRNKIAGLVLLVFVIAVFAWTVLRGSALLSGVAVS, from the coding sequence ATGACACCCGAGCAGCGCCGCCGCAACAAGATCGCAGGTCTGGTCCTGCTGGTTTTCGTCATCGCCGTGTTTGCCTGGACCGTGCTGCGCGGCTCGGCCCTGTTGTCCGGCGTTGCCGTCAGCTAG